The genomic region CGCGGATGTTGCTTGCCCAGCGGAGTTCCCGAGAGTTCCGCTATCGGTCCAGGAGGCGACCGCCGCCGCATCCACAAGCGAGAGAGAACTGGCTTTAAGCCATGCAGCTAGGCCCGTGATATCCGTCGGCTGGACATTCGAAATACCGGAACTGGCTACGGAGCCAATGGATACCCCGAGGATTTGGCTTCGGGACGACGTGACTTTGCCGCGCGCCGCCGTCAAATTCTCCGCCATGACCTGGATCGTCTTCGGCGCCGCAACCGTGATGATCGATCGCACGGACAATTGCGTGATTGCATTTGCGGTGGGAGTGATCCGTGATTCAGAATGTGGGATATCCGCGCCATCCGTTTGATTGAAAAGCTTCGCCCGGATGTCATCACCAGTGCTTGTTCCGGCAGCAACTTCCAAGAGCGTATCCAGGAAAAAACTGCCAGCGCCTGGAAGATTAAGGCGCAGCGCGACACCGCCCAGAACCACGGCTGCGTATGCTGTGGTGAGTGAGTAGTCGGTTCCATTCCCTTGCTGCGAATATCCAGTGGCCCCGCTGCCCGCCGCGCCAGCGGGGCCTGTTGGTCCAGCTGGTCCGGTTGCTCCCGCCGGGCCCGTGGCTCCCGCAGGGCCGGACGGCCCCGGAACGCCATCCGCCCCCGGCGGCCCGGTATCTCCCTTCGCGGCGATGACGAGCCAATACGTGGGCGAGATATCCGGCTGATGGCCGAAACCGGCAAGGATCGCGAGGTAGGAGCTGCCGGCGTAGGTCACCGCGTCATTGACGGCGTAAGCGGTCCCGATCGCCCAGGCGCTTCTCCAGTTTGCCGGCGTCCCCGCCGCGCCCTTGATGTTGGTGAGAAGAGCCCAGGCGCCGGACTGCTTCTGATAGAGATCGTCTGCGGACGTGTCCAGATAGTAATCGCCGTCAATGCCGCTGCCGCTCGCCGGAGCGCCCGATCCATTGTAGATCTGGCTCCCCACGGTCGGCGCCGCGCCGCTGTCCACCAGATGCCAGGTGAAGTCGGTGGGATCGTAGTATTTCAGGCACGCCGGCGTCGTATTGGTGTCCAGCCAGAAATATCCGGTATTGGACGGAGCGGAGGTGGATGCGAACACGACGCCGGAGAACGTGACGCCATTGATCAGCCGGGAATCCGCTGACGCGAGAAAATAATACGCGTCCCCCGGCGCGCCGCCCTGGATGGCGGTAGGCGGGGCGCCGGGCGCGCCCGGCGCGGGAATGCCCTGCCCCCCGGTGAAATTCGGTCCGCCGATCAGCCCTTGCGGCGTTCTCATGCCCTATTCCTCACTCGCCTTACTCTTCGGTCGTCTTTTTCCAGGTCGCGCCGCAATCCGCCGACCGACAGGTCTCCCGGAACCACTCGCCGCCATTGTCGCTAACGTACACGCGGATCAGGTCCTGCTGGTGGATATCGACGCCCACGATGACGATGCGCCCGCCCCAGGCGAAACCCGTGGTCCACAGGCTGGCGCTCAGCTGCATGTCGAGAAGACCGGTTCCATCGCCCAGCGGCGAGTACTTCAAGCGGATCGTCTGCGTCGTCTTGAAATCCGCGCCGCGTGAGATGTAGAGGTTGTTGTAGTAGCTTCCGAAGCCGCCGGACCCACTTCCGACGTTGTACGTCACGTCCGTGTCGGCGGTCACGAGCGCGCGCGTGAAACGATGATCGTCATCTGGGTTCCCCGGAAAAACCACGCCAATCGCTTTGCGATCTTTTCGGTAGTCGTCGAGACTGGTAAACCCGCCATCGGTGGAAATCCCACGGATGTGACTGACCACTGGAAGCTGCGGCTCGTTCTGGAAATTCAACGGGATCGCCGGACCTCGGTAATTGACGCCGTGCATGGTCTCATCGACCTGCCAAGTATCGCCGCCATCGTAGGAGACGCGGCTGCGGCCGCAGTTGCGATCGATCCGGTCTGAGAGCCCCATCATCATCCAGCCGCCGCCCGTGCGGCCGCCGGCGCCGTGACTGCCGGCGTAGGCGCCCCGGCTTACCCAAACAGGCGTTGCGCCCACGGCCGGCGTCAGAACCGTCGCGCGGTCGTCCTGCGCGCCGTTCAGCATCGTCGCGTTTCGCCAGGTCTTGCCGTCGTCGTCGCTGATCCGCGCCGCCCGCCACATTCCGTTGATCGGCGCTCCCGATTGACCGTTGACATAGAGACGGCCCGAGGGCAACACGGCAAAGGTATGGGCGCCGAGCGAATTCCCGGAGACGCTCTGATGATAGGCCCGCCCATCGCCGAGCGCGCTGCCGTCCGCCGCCTCCGTGCCGATATCGACGCCGGCGCGAAAGGTCTCGCCGAAATCGAGCGAAGCGCAGACGCGCACCGCCGAAGAGGTCGCCACGAACGTACCGGCATTGACCGCGTTATACATCCGCGCGATCGACAAATAAAGCCTGGGAGCTCCGCCACCGCTGGGCATGGCGATCTGCGCGTTGATCCGGTAATGCCACTCTCCAGACCTCGGCGGCGAACTCGTGGACGGAGCCGGCGCGACGTTCACGTCGAAGGCGATGGGCGCGACGTTCAGCGCTCCAAAACCGTTGGAGCAGAGATAGACGGTATAACTGCCGGCGCGCAGTGGACGAAATGGGATCGTGAAAAACTGAGGATCATTCGAGTAACTCCCATTTCCAGAAAAACCGCCAACGTCCATGCTCGCCAGACCGTTTGGAATTTCATCGCCTGAGATTGATTGATCGTAGAGACGAAAACCGATCCATGAATTGTACCAAGCGGTTGTCGCCCAATCGGCGAGTGTCACGAGCAGGAAAACCTCACGCCCAACCACGCAGTTCAGAGGGCTCGGAATTGGATAGCCCGACGCAATGCCCCAGTCGTGCGAGACAATAAAAAACACGCGCCATGCGATCCACCGCAGGACGCCCGTCGTGTCCGTAAAATAATAGGTAAACAGACTGGGGTTGTCGATTTGGTTTTGAAGGACATCAATCCCAAACGCGGAGAATTCGTTGCGATTGCCCCACTCGTAAAACTCATGGAGCGCATTGACACCCGTCGTCGTTACCCGCATCGTTGCAGTCTCGGAGTAGCCGGCGGAGTTCAGTGTCCCGGTGAAGGCGACGAAGTCCACGGTAAACGCGCCGGCGCTGGTCTGGTAAGCCCCGGCGATCAGCTTATTCTTGTAGAAGTTGCGGCGCGAATAATACGAATCGCTGTTGAACTCCCAGCCGACGACGCCCGAGAACCCAGTCGGCGGCGCTCCCACGCCCTGGGCGAAGATGCGCAGCAGCGGGATCGTCGCGACGTCCGTGTATCCGACCCGTGGTATGGTGGGAGTTGGCATGTTACGGAGTCCGTTCGGCCTGCGTGATGATTTGAAATGCGCCGGCCGTGATGCCGGCGGGAATGGCGATCGCCGACGGAACGGCCGCCATCCGGTCGCCGGCGTTCGTGGGCGTCAGTGTTACGGCGGCGGACGCCGTGGTCAAGCCCGTGAGCGTCGCGGTCCAGGTCGAGGGATTCCCCGCTTGATTGAGCGCGGTCACCGTCACCGCGCCGGCTCCGGTGATATTCGTCGTCACCTTGATCTGTGGCGCCAGCGTCGCGGCGAATCCCTGCGCCACCGGCATTCCGCCGACATAGGAGGGATTGCCGAACGTATTGATGACCCAGTGGGCCGGGTCCGTCCCAGGCGTCACATTCGTGCTGCCCGCGACGGCGACGTAATGCGAGCCGCTGTACATAACGCTGTCGAGTGTAGCGTAAGCCGTGGCGCTCGACCAGACCCCGCGCGGGTTGCAGCCAGCTCCGGTAATCGTCGGGGCTGGAACGGCGTAACCGTTGGCCGTGGGAAAGACGCCGGCGGTTCGCGTGCCGGCTCCGGCGCCCGTCACCGAGAAGCTCGCCATCACGATGCCGCTGGGCGCGAAGACGCTGCCCGGGTCGAGCTGACGCCCCAGGTTGTATGCGTAGCTGTAAAGAGAGGCGAAATCCGGCGTAAACAGACAAGAGAATGCGGCGGCCGTGTTTCGGTACAGCGCGTAGCTGATGACATCGTTCACCGTCGTGATGCCGTCCTGCGCCGCCGTCGTCCGGATCTGCGTCCGCCAGGTCTCCATCTCTCCGTACCAGTTGCCGGCGATGATCGACTGGCGATTGAGGAGGCCAGAGCCCAGGCCGAACGAGCCGCCGCCCAGCCCACCGCCGCCGAAAGCGTTGCCGAAGGTCGCGCCGCTGGCCGACGCCGTCGCGGACGCGCTCTCGTAGACGGTCCGCGCGCCCTGAAACCAGGCTGCGCCCTGGACCGGGTCCGTCGCGAACGATGCATACA from Capsulimonas corticalis harbors:
- a CDS encoding LamG-like jellyroll fold domain-containing protein — encoded protein: MRTPQGLIGGPNFTGGQGIPAPGAPGAPPTAIQGGAPGDAYYFLASADSRLINGVTFSGVVFASTSAPSNTGYFWLDTNTTPACLKYYDPTDFTWHLVDSGAAPTVGSQIYNGSGAPASGSGIDGDYYLDTSADDLYQKQSGAWALLTNIKGAAGTPANWRSAWAIGTAYAVNDAVTYAGSSYLAILAGFGHQPDISPTYWLVIAAKGDTGPPGADGVPGPSGPAGATGPAGATGPAGPTGPAGAAGSGATGYSQQGNGTDYSLTTAYAAVVLGGVALRLNLPGAGSFFLDTLLEVAAGTSTGDDIRAKLFNQTDGADIPHSESRITPTANAITQLSVRSIITVAAPKTIQVMAENLTAARGKVTSSRSQILGVSIGSVASSGISNVQPTDITGLAAWLKASSLSLVDAAAVASWTDSGTLGNSAGQATSAKRPIFKTAIANGLPVVRFDGATQYLTIPSAASLDCATGLTLYLVLRPAANPAFNTIRTILSKWFGGATPYVAGGYLADQRNSGGAQYVGTDTAGASSGAGNWSGSVILSTATFSLISIRLDGSTTSIKVNGTSISSTSGSDLPSATTKPVYIGQFGPLNSSALGDSNWWAGDIAEIALFNAAVNASDDLSLQSSLMTKYGIVG
- a CDS encoding sialidase family protein, with protein sequence MPTPTIPRVGYTDVATIPLLRIFAQGVGAPPTGFSGVVGWEFNSDSYYSRRNFYKNKLIAGAYQTSAGAFTVDFVAFTGTLNSAGYSETATMRVTTTGVNALHEFYEWGNRNEFSAFGIDVLQNQIDNPSLFTYYFTDTTGVLRWIAWRVFFIVSHDWGIASGYPIPSPLNCVVGREVFLLVTLADWATTAWYNSWIGFRLYDQSISGDEIPNGLASMDVGGFSGNGSYSNDPQFFTIPFRPLRAGSYTVYLCSNGFGALNVAPIAFDVNVAPAPSTSSPPRSGEWHYRINAQIAMPSGGGAPRLYLSIARMYNAVNAGTFVATSSAVRVCASLDFGETFRAGVDIGTEAADGSALGDGRAYHQSVSGNSLGAHTFAVLPSGRLYVNGQSGAPINGMWRAARISDDDGKTWRNATMLNGAQDDRATVLTPAVGATPVWVSRGAYAGSHGAGGRTGGGWMMMGLSDRIDRNCGRSRVSYDGGDTWQVDETMHGVNYRGPAIPLNFQNEPQLPVVSHIRGISTDGGFTSLDDYRKDRKAIGVVFPGNPDDDHRFTRALVTADTDVTYNVGSGSGGFGSYYNNLYISRGADFKTTQTIRLKYSPLGDGTGLLDMQLSASLWTTGFAWGGRIVIVGVDIHQQDLIRVYVSDNGGEWFRETCRSADCGATWKKTTEE